The following proteins are encoded in a genomic region of Montipora foliosa isolate CH-2021 chromosome 8, ASM3666993v2, whole genome shotgun sequence:
- the LOC137967394 gene encoding uncharacterized protein, which produces MAVRFYLAPVTFLLSAVLLRSWLLYCSGFDNDQTTRSLFETNVTKRPLEIGLEAFHRTSRSTRSNAILDHSKSSIILMLKFLLLQCGDIQVNPGPPKHPCGLCNKAVRSNQKAIECEECLRWFHINCTAMSAQSYDNFGRDSNLVWICNYCAFPNFSTTFLLDNLDSFASNNSYQSLESDNSSTKSAPDPNYSSPMGPPLHTSSPIARSPKQKRKKLKVISLNCNGIKGPTKKAEFQALIDLHKPDIVLGCESKLDSTIPTYSVFPSTYDIFRKDRTLHGGGFFIAVRNDIITLLFSSYYRPPSPDTNALDLLNDVLSRIYSSNPLVVLAGDFNCGSIDWSTRNLSPRIAQACDQALLDFLDKYSLIQHVSAPTRPASGRTLDLVFSSNPGIIKACHVTCGISDHDAILFEVDISPKFTPKPPRKIYQFHKGDFVGLKSSLSTLAPDYLSTQPESKTVDENWSYISQKILEATDNFIRHLLGSAPL; this is translated from the exons ATGGCGGTCAGGTTTTACTTGGCTCCCGTAACTTTTCTTCTCTCTGCCGTTCTACTACGTTCCTGGCTGTTATATTGTTCTGGATTTGATAACGATCAAACCACACGTTCGCTGTTTGAGACAAATGTTACCAAACGGCCTCTTGAAATTGGTCTGGAAGCGTTTCATCGCACCTCAAGATCGACTCGCTCAAACGCCATTTTGGATCACTCAAAGTCATCCATCATTTTGATGCTCAAATTTCTTCTGTTACAATGCGGGGACATCCAGGTTAATCCTGGTCCACCTAAACATCCTTGCGGTCTCTGTAATAAGGCTGTGCGATCCAACCAGAAAGCCATTGAATGCGAGGAATGTCTTCGTTGGTTTCATATCAACTGTACTGCAATGTCCGCTCAATCTTATGATAATTTTGGTCGCGATTCTAATCTTGTCTGGATATGCAACTACTGTGCCTTTCCAAACTTCTCTACAACTTTTCTTCTCGACAATTTGGATAGCTTTGCGAGTAATAACAGTTATCAGAGCCTCGAATCTGACAACTCTAGTACGAAATCAGCGCCGGACCCAAATTATTCTTCTCCTATGGGACCACCGCTGCACACCTCCAGTCCGATTGCTCGTTCTCCCAAGCAGAAGAGGAAGAAGCTGAAGGTCATCTCACTAAATTGTAATGGCATAAAGGGCCCGACTAAAAAAGCTGAATTTCAGGCACTCATCGATCTACATAAGCCTGACATCGTCCTGGGATGCGAATCAAAACTGGATTCCACAATACCCACTTACTCGGTTTTCCCAAGTACGTATGATATTTTTAGGAAGGACAGAACTTTGCATGGTGGGGGATTTTTTATTGCTGTTCGCAATGATATCATC ACTCTTCTCTTCTCCAGTTACTATCGCCCACCATCTCCTGATACTAACGCGTTGGATTTATTGAACGATGTCCTGAGTAGGATTTATAGCTCTAACCCTCTGGTCGTCCTTGCTGGTGACTTCAATTGTGGGAGCATAGATTGGTCAACTCGAAACCTCTCACCCCGTATTGCTCAAGCTTGCGACCAAGCTCTCTTGgattttttagacaaatatagCTTAATTCAGCATGTGTCTGCGCCGACGCGCCCCGCCTCTGGTCGAACATTAGACCTTGTCTTCTCTTCCAATCCTGGTATCATTAAGGCCTGTCACGTTACTTGCGGCATTTCTGATCACGACGCCATATTATTTGAGGTTGATATTTCTCCGAAGTTTACGCCGAAACCCCCTCGGAAAATATATCAGTTTCACAAGGGCGACTTCGTGGGTCTAAAGTCAAGCTTATCTACCCTTGCTCCTGATTATCTATCTACCCAGCCAGAGAGCAAAACTGTCGACGAAAATTGGTCCTACATCTCCCAAAAGATTTTAGAAGCCACCGACAACTTTATACGTCACCTCCTTGGGTCAGCACCTCTGTGA